A DNA window from Luteolibacter luteus contains the following coding sequences:
- a CDS encoding DUF2190 family protein, whose amino-acid sequence METYQDTPYHPFKEAVLDALLNKEGYLVELGTAADTVQIATSANNAIGVVAEKQEGNSHVTIRLLGKGGTVKVVAGGVIAKGGNVIWGTGGKVVNSATGNTIGRKLTQGNSADGDVIEIVDAFRTLA is encoded by the coding sequence ATGGAGACGTATCAGGATACCCCATACCATCCTTTCAAGGAGGCGGTGCTCGACGCCCTTCTGAACAAGGAGGGTTACCTCGTCGAACTCGGCACAGCTGCCGACACCGTCCAGATTGCGACCTCGGCCAACAATGCCATCGGCGTTGTAGCCGAGAAGCAGGAGGGCAATTCCCACGTGACTATCCGCCTGCTCGGCAAGGGCGGCACGGTCAAGGTTGTCGCTGGCGGCGTGATCGCCAAGGGCGGCAACGTCATCTGGGGCACTGGCGGCAAGGTCGTGAATTCTGCCACTGGCAACACGATCGGCCGGAAACTCACTCAAGGAAACTCCGCTGATGGCGATGTCATCGAGATCGTGGACGCCTTCCGCACCCTCGCCTAA
- a CDS encoding ABC transporter ATP-binding protein, producing the protein MAILKRVFALALKYPWRASISLLMAVACTVLVLVLPTVTQILVDEVMKNRRADLLFKTASLGIGAIFLRQLLFTLRTYGNNALEQRLIHDLRSKLYDKLQRLPIKWFDSNSSGEIMSRVASDVPSTDRVIVETIDQAIPAVLQFLIMAGWMFYNSWELALVTLAPLPIIGLITTIYSRVAEPRWRESSEASAALNALLHDNLAGIRQIKAYTVEPEALNRFDEASRHVGEKHMRVMKGQAVVWPGVSLLAESGIILMLGCGAWWVLQGKMTEGTPLAFLVAWGFLFDPISRINNLTQLYLGGKVAAKRVFDILDLPDETNLTEGARPAEFKGRVVFDNAGFSYDPDSPAVRGVSIVAEPGMTVALVGPTGAGKSTVLNLLTRFYETDQGSILLDGYPIESLSKEWLRDHTGYVTQESFLFNTTLRDNLKLAKPDATDDEIWAALDNANASPFVRELPEMLDTVAGERGVRFSGGEKQRLSIARALLKNPPLLLLDEATSALDNETERLVQQALETLRSDRTSFVIAHRLSTVRNADLICVLEDGKLVESGKHDELLARGGLYSRLCEASIRE; encoded by the coding sequence ATGGCCATCCTGAAGCGCGTCTTTGCCCTGGCTCTCAAATACCCCTGGCGGGCATCGATCTCGCTGCTCATGGCAGTCGCCTGCACGGTGCTGGTGCTGGTGCTTCCCACCGTGACCCAGATATTGGTGGACGAGGTGATGAAAAACCGCCGTGCAGACCTGCTCTTCAAGACGGCGTCGCTCGGCATCGGTGCGATTTTCCTGAGACAGCTGCTCTTCACGCTGCGGACTTACGGGAACAATGCGCTGGAGCAGCGGCTGATCCATGACCTCCGGAGCAAGCTCTACGACAAGCTGCAGCGCTTGCCGATCAAGTGGTTCGACTCGAACTCCTCCGGCGAGATCATGTCGCGCGTGGCGAGCGACGTGCCCTCCACCGACAGGGTGATTGTTGAAACCATCGACCAGGCGATTCCTGCGGTGCTGCAGTTCCTGATCATGGCCGGCTGGATGTTCTACAACAGCTGGGAACTCGCCCTCGTGACCCTGGCACCGCTGCCGATCATCGGGCTGATCACCACGATTTATTCGCGGGTGGCGGAGCCGCGGTGGCGGGAATCCTCCGAAGCTTCCGCGGCGCTCAATGCCTTGCTTCACGACAACCTGGCGGGCATCCGGCAGATCAAGGCCTACACCGTGGAGCCGGAAGCGCTCAATCGCTTCGACGAGGCGAGCCGGCACGTCGGCGAAAAGCACATGCGGGTCATGAAGGGCCAGGCCGTGGTGTGGCCGGGCGTGTCCCTGCTCGCGGAGTCCGGCATCATCCTGATGCTGGGCTGCGGTGCCTGGTGGGTGCTGCAGGGAAAGATGACCGAAGGCACGCCGCTGGCTTTCCTGGTCGCCTGGGGCTTTCTCTTCGATCCGATCTCGCGGATCAACAACCTCACGCAGCTCTATCTCGGCGGGAAGGTGGCAGCGAAGCGCGTCTTCGATATCCTGGACCTGCCTGATGAAACGAATCTCACCGAGGGTGCTCGTCCTGCGGAATTCAAAGGCCGCGTGGTTTTCGACAATGCCGGTTTCTCCTACGATCCCGATTCCCCTGCCGTGCGTGGTGTTTCGATCGTCGCGGAGCCGGGCATGACCGTGGCACTGGTGGGACCGACGGGCGCAGGCAAATCGACCGTCCTGAATCTTCTTACGCGTTTTTACGAAACCGATCAGGGGAGCATCTTACTCGACGGATATCCGATCGAGTCGCTTTCGAAAGAATGGCTGCGCGACCACACCGGCTATGTCACGCAGGAGAGCTTTCTTTTCAATACAACGCTGCGCGACAACCTGAAGCTCGCAAAACCGGACGCGACCGACGACGAAATCTGGGCAGCGCTCGACAATGCAAATGCTTCTCCTTTTGTGCGTGAATTGCCGGAGATGCTTGATACCGTCGCGGGTGAACGTGGGGTCCGGTTCTCCGGAGGCGAGAAGCAACGCCTCTCAATCGCGCGGGCCTTGCTGAAAAATCCGCCCCTACTTTTGTTAGACGAGGCCACATCCGCCTTGGACAATGAAACGGAACGCTTGGTCCAGCAGGCGCTGGAAACGCTGCGCTCCGACCGCACCTCCTTTGTCATCGCCCACCGCCTTTCCACCGTGAGGAATGCCGACCTCATCTGCGTGCTTGAGGACGGCAAACTGGTGGAAAGCGGGAAGCATGATGAACTGTTAGCAAGAGGCGGCTTGTATTCGCGGCTATGCGAAGCTTCCATTCGCGAATAA
- a CDS encoding tyrosine-type recombinase/integrase codes for MARRARLLPKFDHGRQQWVLNVPPGLSDTGARQRVYFPRGAEQDAVAYADQLKQANENLKELAKHVRPELMRAAVKWEPVVIELGFRDLDHFCATKVAELEKASAAPTLASLLDAFQADHSKNWSSQYLGKRWKPFRSRLDEIEDLRISQMDQAFWRDWLKKWKETSKPGPTTYNQQLGGIRSIFELAAAKRVHPINPLDDLPGAKERKGEVPVSTPEEVQRLLDVAWKHDREMVPYFVTCYFAGLRPDSEAKRVHFEHFDWNEGHLKVGITKTDGNPNRYVQIEDTLKAWMRPWLKKKGSIIPDNFAKRRRRLIYGFYTTPNATFGDETKWKALVPWGHDITRHSYGSYWEAAHRGKPGCKETLAANMGHVDFKTFDRYYKNARSRAEGKAYWEIQPPEQKENVIAIA; via the coding sequence ATGGCACGACGAGCAAGGCTTCTACCCAAGTTCGACCACGGACGGCAGCAGTGGGTCCTTAACGTCCCTCCGGGTCTATCGGATACGGGAGCGAGGCAACGGGTCTACTTCCCCCGTGGAGCTGAACAAGACGCAGTTGCCTACGCCGACCAGCTCAAGCAGGCGAACGAGAACCTGAAGGAGTTAGCAAAGCATGTGCGGCCGGAATTGATGCGGGCTGCCGTGAAGTGGGAGCCGGTGGTCATCGAGCTTGGCTTCCGCGATCTGGATCACTTCTGCGCAACCAAGGTCGCCGAGTTGGAGAAAGCCTCCGCAGCACCGACGCTCGCCAGCCTTTTGGATGCTTTCCAAGCCGATCATTCCAAGAACTGGTCCTCTCAATACCTTGGCAAGCGCTGGAAGCCTTTTCGCAGTCGCTTGGATGAGATCGAAGATCTGCGGATATCGCAGATGGATCAGGCGTTCTGGCGAGACTGGTTGAAGAAATGGAAGGAGACCTCGAAGCCCGGTCCTACCACCTACAACCAGCAGCTCGGCGGCATCCGCTCCATTTTCGAACTGGCAGCGGCCAAACGGGTGCATCCCATCAATCCTCTCGACGATCTGCCAGGCGCGAAGGAACGCAAGGGAGAGGTTCCCGTGTCCACACCTGAGGAGGTCCAGCGACTGCTAGATGTAGCATGGAAGCACGACCGCGAAATGGTCCCCTACTTTGTCACCTGCTATTTCGCAGGCCTACGACCTGATTCCGAAGCCAAACGCGTTCACTTCGAGCACTTCGACTGGAATGAGGGGCACCTCAAGGTCGGCATCACGAAGACCGACGGCAATCCAAACCGATACGTGCAGATTGAGGACACCTTAAAGGCTTGGATGCGACCATGGCTGAAAAAGAAGGGATCGATCATCCCTGACAACTTCGCGAAACGCCGACGTCGTCTGATTTACGGCTTCTACACCACACCGAACGCGACCTTCGGCGACGAAACCAAGTGGAAAGCGCTCGTTCCTTGGGGTCACGATATCACCCGCCACTCTTACGGCTCCTACTGGGAGGCGGCTCACCGCGGGAAACCGGGCTGCAAGGAGACCCTTGCGGCCAACATGGGTCACGTCGATTTCAAGACGTTCGACCGCTACTACAAGAATGCGCGATCGCGGGCTGAGGGCAAAGCCTACTGGGAAATCCAGCCTCCCGAGCAAAAGGAGAACGTTATCGCGATCGCGTAG
- a CDS encoding LamG-like jellyroll fold domain-containing protein, whose product MAEESDEVLLDSFVRVVWDPDGAKKVLVEIGDPMWSPVAIDGEQVVDVAQGSNIVGVRNFPRGNEAHKLTFTLCRIKDTLDDAFETRMNEAMALPRDMRDIVFSLQSGKAWRLKNAAVKSWPTNQRERLTKQNLVILGGEIVAEANAPQPGAGAEVALYADVGISNGTLEPLSLWSNSGTGSMDAVQATGANQPVAIARSMRSGVRVGGLYLPGIAGNYGSVPDTGGLDFSGNFALSWQGKLDSYTPGTKYCLVSKWTAAGNQRSYALFVNPNGTVELQISTDGTAGGVLTYTSTVPTGLAPLTLATLVAERTGSNIRFYVATDAFPQGELFIPPALQLGAVVVGVSTAIFNSTAPLVIGATDAGTANLMRGYTLQARAQNDHVNSPTATGCWLIFYNAVTGATSVIDMGGTNTMTLNRTSVSPAKFVNGYRAQFDGSNDRMDLSSPLQLVSLSGLTLAWYGTLNRVTGLNDLLLCGTNDSTQPRSLLRVDGGDLKALIRRTDSEATATVTFAGAAAQYDAKTLAVSINYAAGTAALFVNGVLVASGALTSSGTTDATSSGITRIMAGVSGANAAAGDVARVVIIQRALDLFEMAALHTTLTTN is encoded by the coding sequence ATGGCTGAGGAAAGCGACGAGGTGCTTCTCGATTCCTTCGTGCGCGTTGTCTGGGATCCGGACGGCGCGAAGAAGGTGCTCGTGGAAATCGGAGATCCCATGTGGTCCCCGGTGGCGATCGACGGCGAGCAGGTCGTCGATGTCGCGCAGGGCTCCAATATCGTGGGCGTCCGGAACTTCCCCCGCGGGAATGAAGCCCACAAGCTGACCTTCACACTGTGCCGCATCAAGGACACGCTAGACGATGCCTTCGAAACGCGGATGAATGAGGCAATGGCGTTGCCCCGGGACATGCGGGACATCGTTTTTTCGCTCCAGTCGGGCAAAGCGTGGAGGCTGAAGAACGCGGCCGTGAAATCGTGGCCAACCAATCAAAGAGAACGCCTGACCAAGCAGAACCTCGTTATCCTCGGCGGGGAGATCGTGGCAGAAGCCAATGCCCCCCAGCCTGGAGCAGGCGCGGAAGTTGCCCTCTATGCGGATGTCGGCATTTCGAACGGCACGCTTGAGCCCCTTTCCCTCTGGTCGAATTCCGGCACCGGCTCGATGGATGCCGTGCAAGCGACGGGTGCGAACCAGCCGGTCGCGATCGCCCGGTCGATGCGCAGCGGCGTGAGGGTCGGCGGCCTCTATCTTCCCGGAATCGCCGGGAACTACGGGAGCGTCCCGGACACTGGCGGCTTGGACTTCTCCGGAAACTTCGCCCTCTCATGGCAAGGGAAGCTCGATAGCTACACCCCGGGAACGAAGTACTGCCTTGTCTCCAAGTGGACCGCGGCAGGGAACCAAAGAAGCTACGCACTTTTCGTCAATCCGAACGGCACCGTTGAGTTGCAGATCTCGACCGATGGCACCGCGGGCGGCGTGCTCACCTACACCAGCACGGTACCGACAGGCCTTGCGCCGCTCACGCTGGCCACGCTGGTGGCGGAGCGGACGGGCTCAAACATTCGCTTCTATGTCGCCACGGATGCCTTTCCCCAGGGTGAGCTCTTCATTCCTCCGGCGCTCCAACTCGGGGCGGTGGTCGTCGGCGTCTCGACTGCGATCTTCAATTCGACCGCACCGCTTGTGATCGGGGCCACCGATGCCGGCACGGCGAACCTTATGCGGGGCTACACCCTGCAGGCCCGCGCGCAGAACGATCACGTGAACTCACCCACCGCCACCGGGTGCTGGCTTATCTTCTACAATGCCGTGACCGGAGCCACCTCGGTGATCGACATGGGGGGTACGAATACCATGACGCTGAATCGCACCAGCGTTTCGCCTGCCAAGTTCGTGAACGGCTACCGCGCGCAGTTCGACGGCTCGAATGATCGGATGGACCTTTCCAGCCCGCTCCAGCTGGTGAGCCTGAGCGGCCTCACTCTTGCATGGTATGGCACGCTCAATCGGGTGACTGGCCTCAATGACCTGTTGCTCTGCGGGACGAACGATAGCACCCAGCCGCGCTCGCTCCTTCGGGTGGATGGTGGCGACCTGAAAGCTCTCATCCGCCGCACTGATAGCGAGGCGACCGCGACTGTCACCTTCGCCGGGGCTGCCGCGCAGTATGATGCCAAGACATTGGCCGTCTCGATCAACTACGCCGCTGGCACCGCCGCCCTCTTCGTAAATGGCGTGCTTGTCGCGTCTGGCGCCCTCACCAGCTCTGGCACCACCGATGCCACCTCCAGCGGGATCACCCGCATCATGGCCGGAGTGAGCGGGGCGAATGCCGCGGCCGGCGACGTCGCCCGGGTGGTGATCATCCAGCGCGCTTTGGATCTCTTCGAAATGGCAGCGCTCCATACGACGCTGACCACGAACTAA
- a CDS encoding phage protease, whose amino-acid sequence MRLLVTAIVSPFGKVKAAPTEIVYIPEGEHQIYPQSHPKGIKVKMTADRGEAVAAAFQRDLDKLNLQNVGPRLDFDHIAAGPASGFPTAFRYQSGVGLMCSVDWSAKGKSAIEGREYRYFSPRFDLDDDDVPAGLPNRGPLGGLVNDPAFREIPAVAAADAGELEPQDSKIMKTLLAALGIDDAHKDAESSGVKKIEELAAAAARVPVLEKENGELKSQVKAAETATKAAAEKRAKDLVEAAVADGRIAPKDEETQTGFIERISAGDAFTEKQLANLPKKNGDLRKPVIAGGADRQDATSLDKQARELVTAGEAKTLDEGREMVLASSPDAYNDYLASLSE is encoded by the coding sequence ATGCGTCTACTGGTCACTGCGATTGTCAGCCCGTTCGGCAAGGTGAAAGCCGCGCCCACGGAGATCGTCTACATCCCCGAAGGGGAACATCAGATCTATCCGCAGAGCCATCCGAAGGGCATCAAGGTGAAGATGACGGCAGACCGCGGAGAAGCGGTCGCCGCGGCCTTTCAACGCGACCTCGACAAGCTCAACCTGCAGAATGTAGGCCCGCGGCTCGACTTCGACCACATCGCCGCGGGCCCGGCTTCGGGCTTCCCTACCGCTTTCCGCTATCAGTCCGGCGTCGGCCTGATGTGTTCGGTTGATTGGTCCGCGAAGGGAAAGTCGGCGATCGAGGGACGGGAGTACCGGTACTTCTCCCCGCGCTTTGACCTGGATGACGACGATGTGCCGGCGGGGCTCCCAAACCGGGGACCACTCGGAGGGCTGGTGAACGATCCAGCATTTCGCGAAATCCCCGCAGTAGCTGCCGCCGATGCTGGCGAGCTTGAACCACAAGACTCCAAAATCATGAAGACCCTTCTCGCCGCTCTCGGCATCGATGACGCTCACAAGGACGCCGAATCCTCCGGCGTGAAGAAGATCGAGGAACTTGCGGCCGCTGCCGCGCGCGTGCCGGTCCTCGAAAAGGAAAACGGCGAACTGAAGTCGCAAGTCAAAGCTGCCGAAACCGCGACCAAGGCCGCCGCCGAAAAGCGCGCCAAGGATCTTGTGGAGGCCGCGGTGGCTGATGGCCGCATCGCTCCGAAGGACGAGGAGACCCAAACCGGCTTCATCGAGCGCATTTCGGCTGGCGATGCCTTCACCGAAAAGCAGCTGGCCAATCTGCCGAAGAAGAACGGCGACTTGCGCAAGCCCGTGATTGCTGGCGGTGCCGACCGGCAAGACGCCACGAGTCTGGACAAGCAAGCGCGGGAGCTCGTCACCGCCGGCGAGGCCAAGACGCTGGATGAAGGTCGCGAGATGGTCCTCGCCTCCAGCCCGGACGCCTACAACGACTACCTCGCGTCCCTCTCCGAATAA